One Stigmatopora nigra isolate UIUO_SnigA chromosome 1, RoL_Snig_1.1, whole genome shotgun sequence DNA segment encodes these proteins:
- the atp13a2 gene encoding polyamine-transporting ATPase 13A2 isoform X1, with product MDAQGYKWVRWRVWLCRLIAVLSVGLLLVLFQWHPRLALWARCSRCPLALADFVLLRDNFGQKHVVKVLTKEMEQGSLDSLGDAEVTECNDTIQLNQENKTLLRYYLFEGLRYIWLDKRNAFCLVSVFNGDWTCRDLHGFKTGLSYHEQNFRRQVYGPNLIDVPVKSYFTLLREEVLNPFYVFQLFSMGLWLFDEYYSYSACILIISMISIIVSLYEIRKQRLTLHNMARLVTNVTVIRKSGELENVSSTELVPGDCLCLPKDGLPMPCDAALLAGECLIDEGMLTGESVPVLKTPVMDSEKKYSSEAERKHSLFCGTRLIRAKEGRPGDAGAFAVVTGTGFFTAKGTLVSSILYPQPTDFRFYRDSAKFLLIMGSLSFIGTIYSFIILSGYSMSPIEVVIRVLDIVTIVVPPALPAAITVGTLYAQHRLKKNGIFCISPPRINVSGKVSMFCFDKTGTLTEDGLDMWGVIEGRYDGFSEVVADPRLLPQGPLLSCLACCHTLALLQGQPVGDPLELKMFQSTDWTLQEPGEDEGVLNAEFGGHRVLAVTRPPPKLLPFHASSASESVAIVQRFPFSSTLQRMSVVTVASGGRSALAFIKGSPEMVASLCRQDTVPPQFSKKLASFSSEGLRVLAFGYKPMDTSKDLSATERGEVEKDMQFLGLLMLKNLVKPESPKVISTLRQARIRTVMVTGDNILTAVNVAQSCGMVRSDERVIFVEATARSAQSEPSLRFTLEDQEGALIATQGLYQADYDSHLAINGSSFAALCDHFPEHLPKVLMRTTVFARMAPEQKTQLVKELQNLNYRVGMCGDGANDCGALRAADAGVSLSEAEASIASPFTSKTENISCVPLLIREGRCALVTAFSLFRYMALYSIIQFCSVLILYTVSTNLADLQFLFIDIGLVTLLAIVMGKGGPSEELSANRPPANLLTLSVLGSLFVHISLIIAGQLAALFITTSQDWYIPLNSTVFGTQNLPNMENTSVFSLSGFQYIFMTVVVTKAHPHKKPLYHNVIFLCLLLILFAVMTCLALYPGSFLMEIMQLYDLPDFNFKLLIVALAALNFLVSFIVEMLVDVGGLNYLCCFCPKRLSKKKFKQLNSVLCDRSWPPLNQTLYPLGHTVNGIT from the exons ATG GATGCTCAGGGCTACAAGTGGGTCAGATGGCGGGTGTGGCTGTGTCGCCTTATTGCCGTTCTGTCCGTCGGCCTTCTCTTGGTTTTGTTTCAGTGGCACCCTCGACTAGCTCTTTGGGCTCGCTGCTCCCGCTGTCCTCTGGCGCTCGCAGATTTTGTCCTGCTCAGA GATAATTTTGGCCAGAAGCATGTGGTGAAGGTGCTCACTAAGGAAATGGAGCAGGGCAG TTTGGATTCACTGGGTGATGCAGAGGTTACCGAATGTAATGACACCATTCAGCTCAACCaggaaaat aaAACACTGCTGCGCTACTACCTTTTTGAAGGCCTTCGATACATATGGCTGGACAAAAGGAATGCTTTTTGTCTTGTGAG TGTCTTCAATGGGGACTGGACCTGCAGGGACCTTCATGGCTTCAAAACTGGTTTGAGTTACCATGAGCAGAACTTTAGGAGACAAGTATATGGGCCCAACTTGATTGACGTGCCAGTGAAGTCTTATTTCACTCTATTGAGAGAAGAG gtcctGAACCCCTTCTATGTGTTTCAGTTATTTAGCATGGGCCTGTGGTTGTTTGATGAGTACTACTCGTACTCCGCATGCATACTCATAATCTCCATGATCTCCATCATTGTCTCACTTTATGAGATCCGCAAg CAAAGACTCACTCTTCACAACATGGCTCGCTTGGTCACCAATGTCACGGTGATACGGAAGTCAGgag AGTTGGAAAATGTTAGTTCGACAGAGCTGGTGCCTGGTGACTGTTTATGCTTACCAAAGGATGGTCTGCCAATGCCTTGCGATGCCGCCCTGCTGGCAGGAGAGTGTCTAATCGACGAGGGCATGTTGACAG GTGAGAGCGTCCCAGTGCTGAAAACTCCTGTGATGGATTCAGAGAAAAAATATAGCTCCGAAGCTGAGCGCAAACATTCCCTGTTTTGCGGAACGCGGCTCATCCGGGCCAAAGAAGGGCGTCCCGGAGATGCCGGCGCTTTCGCTGTTGTCACAGGCACAG gTTTCTTTACTGCCAAAGGGACCTTGGTGAGCTCCATTTTGTACCCTCAGCCCACTGATTTTCGCTTCTACCGAGATTCTGCAAAGTTCCTGCTCATCATGGGTTCTTTGT CTTTTATTGGGACCATCTACAGCTTTATTATCCTCTCAGGATACAGT aTGAGCCCAATTGAGGTGGTGATTCGGGTTCTGGATATTGTCACCATTGTGGTGCCACCGGCTCTCCCTGCCGCTATCACAGTGGGCACCCTCTACGCCCAGCATAGGCTGAAGAAAAACGGCATCTTCTGTATCAGTCCGCCTCGCATCAATGTGTCTGGCAAGGTGTCCATGTTCTGTTTTGACAAG ACAGGGACTTTGACGGAGGACGGGCTTGACATGTGGGGAGTGATAGAGGGGCGATACGACGGTTTTTCGGAGGTGGTCGCTGACCCAAGACTCCTCCCGCAGGGGCCCTTGCTCTCCTGCCTGGCCTGCTGCCACACTCTGGCCCTGCTGCAAGGGCAGCCCGTTGGTGATCCTTTGGAGCTAAAAATGTTTCAATCCACCGATTGG ACCCTTCAGGAACCAGGAGAGGACGAAGGGGTGCTGAATGCCGAATTTGGTGGGCACCGAGTATTAGCCGTAACAAGGCCTCCTCCGAAGCTGCTCCCTTTTCATGCAAGT TCTGCAAGTGAGTCTGTCGCAATTGTGCAGCGGTTTCCCTTCTCTTCGACCCTGCAGAGGATGAGTGTGGTAACGGTGGCTTCCGGGGGGCGCTCTGCTCTCGCTTTCATCAAAGGTTCTCCGGAGATGGTGGCGAGCCTCTGCCGACAAGACACTG TGCCGCCACAGTTCTCAAAGAAACTCGCCAGCTTTTCCAGTGAAGGTCTCCGAGTTCTTGCTTTTGGTTATAAACCAATGGACACGAGTAAGGATTTGAGTGCAACTGAACG AGGGGAGGTAGAAAAAGACATGCAGTTTTTGGGCTTGCTGATGCTGAAGAACCTGGTAAAGCCAGAGAGCCCCAAAGTCATCAGCACATTGAGGCAGGCCAGGATTCGAACTGTCATGGTCACAG GTGACAACATTCTAACAGCAGTCAACGTCGCCCAAAGCTGTGGCATGGTAAGGTCTGACGAGCGGGTCATCTTTGTCGAGGCCACTGCTCGCTCGGCCCAAAGCGAACCCAGCCTGAGATTCACGCTGGAAGATCAAGAGGGCGCATTAATTGCAACCCAG GGTCTCTATCAGGCAGATTATGACTCTCACTTGGCTATTAATGGGAGTTCCTTTGCTGCTCTCTGTGACCACTTTCCTGAGCATCTACCAAAG GTTTTAATGCGAACGACCGTCTTTGCACGCATGGCacctgaacaaaaaacacaactagTAAAAGAACTCCAGAACCTGAA TTACAGAGTAGGCATGTGTGGAGACGGCGCCAACGACTGCGGCGCCTTGAGAGCCGCGGATGCTGGTGTGTCCCTGTCGGAGGCCGAAGCCTCCATCGCTTCTCCTTTCACGTCCAAGACTGAAAACATCAGCTGTGTACCACTACTCATAAG AGAAGGTCGATGCGCACTGGTCACCGCCTTCAGCCTCTTCAGATACATGGCTTTGTACAGCATAATTCAGTTCTGCTCTGTGCTCATCCTATACACA GTGAGCACCAATCTGGCTGACCTGCAGTTCCTGTTCATTGACATCGGGCTGGTGACATTGCTAGCTATCGTGATGGGCAAAGGCGGTCCCAGTGAGGAACTGAGCGCCAACCGGCCTCCAGCCAATCTGCTGACCTTGTCCGTCTTAGGCAGCCTCTTCGTTCACATCTCCTTGATTATCGCGGGACAGTTGGCTGCGCTCTTCATTACGACTTCACAGGATTG GTATATTCCCCTCAATTCCACAGTGTTTGGGACTCAGAACCTACCCAACATGGAGAACACTAGTGTCTTTTCTTTGTCCGGATTCCAATACATATTCATGACAGTGGTGGTCACCAAGGCTCACCCCCACAAGAAACCTCTCTATCACAACG TGATCTTCCTGTGTTTACTCCTTATCCTTTTTGCTGTGATGACATGTCTGGCATTGTATCCTGGTTCTTTTCTCATGGAGATAATGCAGCTCTACGACTTACCTGACTTCAATTTCAAGTTGCTTATCGTCGCTTTGGCTGCCCTAAATTTCCTCGTTAGCTTTATTGTGGAG ATGCTGGTCGATGTGGGTGGTCTGAACTATCTTTGCTGCTTCTGCCCAAAGCGTTTGTCCAAGAAAAAGTTCAAACAGCTCAACTCCGTCCTATGTGACCGATCATGGCCGCCCCTCAACCAAACACTGTACCCTTTGGGGCACACGGTCAATGGCATAACCTAG
- the szrd1 gene encoding SUZ RNA-binding domain-containing, with product MDEEVVESWEEAADNGEMEKRLEDKLRISPKEKESSNHHCSSRSPLRMAMVIQDDSLPAAPPPQIRILKRPANNGLLGSALNQNRPTLQVKSLAQREAEYAEARKRILGSACPEDSGQEKNSADRATRANSTLPSEDSRSTNHTVRAPISPDGTQGFRQHR from the exons ATGGATGAGGAGGTGGTGGAAAGTTGGGAAGAAGCGGCCGATAACGGG GAAATGGAAAAGAGGTTAGAGGACAAGTTAAGGATTAGCCCGAAAGaaaa AGAGTCAAGTAACCACCATTGTTCCTCCCGCTCGCCGCTGAGGATGGCCATGGTCATCCAGGACGATTCCCTACCGGCGGCGCCTCCGCCTCAGATTCGCATCTTGAAGCGGCCCGCCAATAATGGCCTACTTGGTTCGGCTCTGAACCAAAACAGGCCCACGCTGCAGGTCAAATCCCTGGCGCAGCGCGAGGCGGAGTACGCCGAGGCTCGCAAGAGAATTTTGGGCAGTGCCTGCCCGGAGGACTCGGGCCAGGAAAAGAACAGCGCTGACAG AGCGACTCGCGCCAACTCTACGTTGCCTTCGGAGGACAGCAGATCCACCAATCACACGGTCCGAGCGCCAATCAGCCCAGACGGCACCCAAGGGTTCCGACAGCACAGATAA
- the LOC144181281 gene encoding succinate dehydrogenase [ubiquinone] iron-sulfur subunit, mitochondrial — protein MSLLCVALSRNALAVRNSGIVVTVRYGQTMVSPAPEPRIKKFQIYRWDPDTAGDKPRMQTYEIDLNTCGPMVLDALIKIKNEMDPTLTFRRSCREGICGSCAMNINGGNTLACLNKIDSNTSKATKIYPLPHMYVVKDLVPDMSNFYAQYKSIEPYLKKKDETQEGKDQYYQSVENRQKLDGLYECILCACCSTSCPSYWWNGDKYLGPAVLMQAYRWMIDSRDDFTEERLSKLQDPFSLYRCHTIMNCTKTCPKGLNPARAIAEIKKMMATYQEKKAATS, from the exons atgtctctGCTTTGTGTCGCTTTGAGCCGAAATGCTTTGGCCGTCAGGAACTCTGGCATTGTGGTG ACGGTGCGCTATGGTCAGACTATGGTTTCACCTGCTCCTGAACCCCGGATAAAGAAGTTCCAGATTTACCGCTGGGACCCGGACACCGCTGGAGACAAGCCCCGTATGCAGACATATGAAATTGACCTTAACAC ctGTGGGCCAATGGTTTTGGATGCCCTCATCAAAATCAAGAATGAGATGGACCCTACGCTTACATTCCGACGCTCCTGCCGTGAGG GTATTTGTGGCTCATGCGCCATGAACATCAACGGAGGCAATACGCTTGCCTGTCTCAACAAAATTGACAGCAACACAAGCAAAGCCACCAAAATTTACCCACTCCCACACATGTATGTGGTCAAGGATCTTGTGCCT GACATGAGCAACTTCTACGCGCAGTACAAATCTATTGAGCCCTACCTAAAGAAGAAAGATGAAACTCAAGAAGGAAAGGACCAGTATTACCAGTCAGTTGAGAACAGGCAAAAACTG GACGGCTTGTACGAATGCATCCTGTGTGCATGCTGCAGCACCAGTTGTCCTAGCTACTGGTGGAATGGGGACAAATACTTGGGACCTGCTGTGCTCATGCAG GCATACCGGTGGATGATTGATTCCAGAGATGACTTCACCGAAGAGCGACTGTCTAAACTTCAGGACCCCTTCTCTCTATACCGCTGCCACACAATCATGAATTGCACTAAGACCTGCCCTAAG GGACTCAACCCAGCAAGGGCCATTGCGGAGATCAAGAAAATGATGGCGACTTACCAAGAGAAGAAAGCTGCAACGTCATGA
- the atp13a2 gene encoding polyamine-transporting ATPase 13A2 isoform X2 — protein MDAQGYKWVRWRVWLCRLIAVLSVGLLLVLFQWHPRLALWARCSRCPLALADFVLLRDNFGQKHVVKVLTKEMEQGSLDSLGDAEVTECNDTIQLNQENKTLLRYYLFEGLRYIWLDKRNAFCLVSVFNGDWTCRDLHGFKTGLSYHEQNFRRQVYGPNLIDVPVKSYFTLLREEVLNPFYVFQLFSMGLWLFDEYYSYSACILIISMISIIVSLYEIRKQRLTLHNMARLVTNVTVIRKSGELENVSSTELVPGDCLCLPKDGLPMPCDAALLAGECLIDEGMLTGESVPVLKTPVMDSEKKYSSEAERKHSLFCGTRLIRAKEGRPGDAGAFAVVTGTGFFTAKGTLVSSILYPQPTDFRFYRDSAKFLLIMGSLSFIGTIYSFIILSGYSMSPIEVVIRVLDIVTIVVPPALPAAITVGTLYAQHRLKKNGIFCISPPRINVSGKVSMFCFDKTGTLTEDGLDMWGVIEGRYDGFSEVVADPRLLPQGPLLSCLACCHTLALLQGQPVGDPLELKMFQSTDWTLQEPGEDEGVLNAEFGGHRVLAVTRPPPKLLPFHSASESVAIVQRFPFSSTLQRMSVVTVASGGRSALAFIKGSPEMVASLCRQDTVPPQFSKKLASFSSEGLRVLAFGYKPMDTSKDLSATERGEVEKDMQFLGLLMLKNLVKPESPKVISTLRQARIRTVMVTGDNILTAVNVAQSCGMVRSDERVIFVEATARSAQSEPSLRFTLEDQEGALIATQGLYQADYDSHLAINGSSFAALCDHFPEHLPKVLMRTTVFARMAPEQKTQLVKELQNLNYRVGMCGDGANDCGALRAADAGVSLSEAEASIASPFTSKTENISCVPLLIREGRCALVTAFSLFRYMALYSIIQFCSVLILYTVSTNLADLQFLFIDIGLVTLLAIVMGKGGPSEELSANRPPANLLTLSVLGSLFVHISLIIAGQLAALFITTSQDWYIPLNSTVFGTQNLPNMENTSVFSLSGFQYIFMTVVVTKAHPHKKPLYHNVIFLCLLLILFAVMTCLALYPGSFLMEIMQLYDLPDFNFKLLIVALAALNFLVSFIVEMLVDVGGLNYLCCFCPKRLSKKKFKQLNSVLCDRSWPPLNQTLYPLGHTVNGIT, from the exons ATG GATGCTCAGGGCTACAAGTGGGTCAGATGGCGGGTGTGGCTGTGTCGCCTTATTGCCGTTCTGTCCGTCGGCCTTCTCTTGGTTTTGTTTCAGTGGCACCCTCGACTAGCTCTTTGGGCTCGCTGCTCCCGCTGTCCTCTGGCGCTCGCAGATTTTGTCCTGCTCAGA GATAATTTTGGCCAGAAGCATGTGGTGAAGGTGCTCACTAAGGAAATGGAGCAGGGCAG TTTGGATTCACTGGGTGATGCAGAGGTTACCGAATGTAATGACACCATTCAGCTCAACCaggaaaat aaAACACTGCTGCGCTACTACCTTTTTGAAGGCCTTCGATACATATGGCTGGACAAAAGGAATGCTTTTTGTCTTGTGAG TGTCTTCAATGGGGACTGGACCTGCAGGGACCTTCATGGCTTCAAAACTGGTTTGAGTTACCATGAGCAGAACTTTAGGAGACAAGTATATGGGCCCAACTTGATTGACGTGCCAGTGAAGTCTTATTTCACTCTATTGAGAGAAGAG gtcctGAACCCCTTCTATGTGTTTCAGTTATTTAGCATGGGCCTGTGGTTGTTTGATGAGTACTACTCGTACTCCGCATGCATACTCATAATCTCCATGATCTCCATCATTGTCTCACTTTATGAGATCCGCAAg CAAAGACTCACTCTTCACAACATGGCTCGCTTGGTCACCAATGTCACGGTGATACGGAAGTCAGgag AGTTGGAAAATGTTAGTTCGACAGAGCTGGTGCCTGGTGACTGTTTATGCTTACCAAAGGATGGTCTGCCAATGCCTTGCGATGCCGCCCTGCTGGCAGGAGAGTGTCTAATCGACGAGGGCATGTTGACAG GTGAGAGCGTCCCAGTGCTGAAAACTCCTGTGATGGATTCAGAGAAAAAATATAGCTCCGAAGCTGAGCGCAAACATTCCCTGTTTTGCGGAACGCGGCTCATCCGGGCCAAAGAAGGGCGTCCCGGAGATGCCGGCGCTTTCGCTGTTGTCACAGGCACAG gTTTCTTTACTGCCAAAGGGACCTTGGTGAGCTCCATTTTGTACCCTCAGCCCACTGATTTTCGCTTCTACCGAGATTCTGCAAAGTTCCTGCTCATCATGGGTTCTTTGT CTTTTATTGGGACCATCTACAGCTTTATTATCCTCTCAGGATACAGT aTGAGCCCAATTGAGGTGGTGATTCGGGTTCTGGATATTGTCACCATTGTGGTGCCACCGGCTCTCCCTGCCGCTATCACAGTGGGCACCCTCTACGCCCAGCATAGGCTGAAGAAAAACGGCATCTTCTGTATCAGTCCGCCTCGCATCAATGTGTCTGGCAAGGTGTCCATGTTCTGTTTTGACAAG ACAGGGACTTTGACGGAGGACGGGCTTGACATGTGGGGAGTGATAGAGGGGCGATACGACGGTTTTTCGGAGGTGGTCGCTGACCCAAGACTCCTCCCGCAGGGGCCCTTGCTCTCCTGCCTGGCCTGCTGCCACACTCTGGCCCTGCTGCAAGGGCAGCCCGTTGGTGATCCTTTGGAGCTAAAAATGTTTCAATCCACCGATTGG ACCCTTCAGGAACCAGGAGAGGACGAAGGGGTGCTGAATGCCGAATTTGGTGGGCACCGAGTATTAGCCGTAACAAGGCCTCCTCCGAAGCTGCTCCCTTTTCAT TCTGCAAGTGAGTCTGTCGCAATTGTGCAGCGGTTTCCCTTCTCTTCGACCCTGCAGAGGATGAGTGTGGTAACGGTGGCTTCCGGGGGGCGCTCTGCTCTCGCTTTCATCAAAGGTTCTCCGGAGATGGTGGCGAGCCTCTGCCGACAAGACACTG TGCCGCCACAGTTCTCAAAGAAACTCGCCAGCTTTTCCAGTGAAGGTCTCCGAGTTCTTGCTTTTGGTTATAAACCAATGGACACGAGTAAGGATTTGAGTGCAACTGAACG AGGGGAGGTAGAAAAAGACATGCAGTTTTTGGGCTTGCTGATGCTGAAGAACCTGGTAAAGCCAGAGAGCCCCAAAGTCATCAGCACATTGAGGCAGGCCAGGATTCGAACTGTCATGGTCACAG GTGACAACATTCTAACAGCAGTCAACGTCGCCCAAAGCTGTGGCATGGTAAGGTCTGACGAGCGGGTCATCTTTGTCGAGGCCACTGCTCGCTCGGCCCAAAGCGAACCCAGCCTGAGATTCACGCTGGAAGATCAAGAGGGCGCATTAATTGCAACCCAG GGTCTCTATCAGGCAGATTATGACTCTCACTTGGCTATTAATGGGAGTTCCTTTGCTGCTCTCTGTGACCACTTTCCTGAGCATCTACCAAAG GTTTTAATGCGAACGACCGTCTTTGCACGCATGGCacctgaacaaaaaacacaactagTAAAAGAACTCCAGAACCTGAA TTACAGAGTAGGCATGTGTGGAGACGGCGCCAACGACTGCGGCGCCTTGAGAGCCGCGGATGCTGGTGTGTCCCTGTCGGAGGCCGAAGCCTCCATCGCTTCTCCTTTCACGTCCAAGACTGAAAACATCAGCTGTGTACCACTACTCATAAG AGAAGGTCGATGCGCACTGGTCACCGCCTTCAGCCTCTTCAGATACATGGCTTTGTACAGCATAATTCAGTTCTGCTCTGTGCTCATCCTATACACA GTGAGCACCAATCTGGCTGACCTGCAGTTCCTGTTCATTGACATCGGGCTGGTGACATTGCTAGCTATCGTGATGGGCAAAGGCGGTCCCAGTGAGGAACTGAGCGCCAACCGGCCTCCAGCCAATCTGCTGACCTTGTCCGTCTTAGGCAGCCTCTTCGTTCACATCTCCTTGATTATCGCGGGACAGTTGGCTGCGCTCTTCATTACGACTTCACAGGATTG GTATATTCCCCTCAATTCCACAGTGTTTGGGACTCAGAACCTACCCAACATGGAGAACACTAGTGTCTTTTCTTTGTCCGGATTCCAATACATATTCATGACAGTGGTGGTCACCAAGGCTCACCCCCACAAGAAACCTCTCTATCACAACG TGATCTTCCTGTGTTTACTCCTTATCCTTTTTGCTGTGATGACATGTCTGGCATTGTATCCTGGTTCTTTTCTCATGGAGATAATGCAGCTCTACGACTTACCTGACTTCAATTTCAAGTTGCTTATCGTCGCTTTGGCTGCCCTAAATTTCCTCGTTAGCTTTATTGTGGAG ATGCTGGTCGATGTGGGTGGTCTGAACTATCTTTGCTGCTTCTGCCCAAAGCGTTTGTCCAAGAAAAAGTTCAAACAGCTCAACTCCGTCCTATGTGACCGATCATGGCCGCCCCTCAACCAAACACTGTACCCTTTGGGGCACACGGTCAATGGCATAACCTAG
- the LOC144205641 gene encoding protein-glutamine gamma-glutamyltransferase 2-like has protein sequence MSRVLAIEHCDLNIHRNKSDHRTERFAGQRLVVRRGQAFTIFVHLETGSAPLEANDSHLALVVRTGPLPKRESDTEVSFPLSDSTVDSKWSASVVPDSSADKVAVAIVSDPDAPIGLYTLTVEHRGRATTLGQFTLLFNAWCRNDSVYLRSENKRQEYVLAQHGQIFRGTYKRIKGTPWNYGQFEAGILDICLKILDDNPKFESNADQDCSARKNPIYVTRVLSAMINSNDDHGVLVGEWYDFTGGVHPGHWVGSGDILRQWAESGPVSFGQCWVFAAVGCTVSRALGIPCRVVTNFGSAHDSNANLMIENLYDEDGESISEGDSVWNFHVWVDSWMRRPDLGKEFDGWQTSDPTPQEKSDGVYCCGPAALKAIKEGELTKKYDAPFIFAEVNADVVDLVRLSNGKFVKFSGSTKSVGRFISTKALGSDDRYDITHEYKYSEGSKEEREVFEKAQHHNKLQQKGEEPGLHLKIKLAKNMMVGSDFEVYATITNNSMVTKKCTLLVFAKAVLYNGKRGESCGFASDRLEVPSGEERRLHLQLEYSTYGSVITSDRLIHLSAISIDKETIEYHKAEKTIVLDEPLVEIKLLGEAKVKQPVSARLSMRNPLPETLQDCAFAVGGAGLVEGKPITLKIGRVGPRGEATATVVFTPTATGSNVLLVSFDSDKLKNIKASIAVVVKEGDTAHTI, from the exons ATGAGTCGAG TTTTGGCTATCGAGCACTGCGACCTGAACATCCATCGCAACAAGAGCGACCATCGCACGGAGCGCTTTGCAGGGCAGCGTCTCGTCGTCAGACGAGGACAAGCCTTCACCATCTTTGTGCACTTGGAAACCGGCAGTGCCCCATTGGAAGCCAACGACTCCCATCTGGCCTTGGTCGTCCGCACCG GTCCGCTTCCCAAAAGAGAATCAGACACCGAGGTTTCCTTCCCACTCAGCGACTCCACAGTGGACAGCAAGTGGAGCGCCTCCGTCGTCCCTGACAGCAGCGCCGACAAAGTGGCGGTCGCCATCGTATCCGACCCCGACGCACCCATCGGCCTCTACACGCTGACTGTGGAGCACCGCGGGAGGGCGACCACCTTGGGGCAATTCACCTTGCTCTTTAACGCTTGGTGTCGGA ACGATAGCGTATACCTGCGCAGCGAAAACAAGAGGCAAGAGTATGTCTTGGCGCAGCACGGGCAGATCTTCCGGGGCACATACAAACGCATCAAGGGCACGCCGTGGAATTACGGACAG TTTGAAGCAGGAATTCTAGACATCTGTCTAAAGATCTTGGATGACAACCCCAAATTTGAGTCAAACGCCGATCAGGACTGTTCGGCCAGGAAGAATCCCATCTACGTGACGCGTGTCCTGAGCGCCATG ATCAACAGTAATGACGACCATGGAGTGCTGGTGGGAGAGTGGTATGATTTTACCGGAGGAGTTCATCCAGGCCACTGGGTCGGTAGCGGGGACATCCTGCGACAATGGGCAGAGAGCGGCCCAGTTTCCTTCGGCCAGTGCTGGGTGTTTGCCGCCGTTGGCTGCACAG TGTCTCGCGCCCTGGGAATTCCTTGCCGGGTGGTCACAAACTTCGGCTCGGCTCACGACAGTAACGCCAACCTGATGATAGAAAACTTGTACGACGAGGATGGAGAAAGTATTTCGGAAGGAGATTCGGTCTG GAATTTCCACGTTTGGGTGGACAGCTGGATGAGGCGTCCCGACTTGGGAAAAGAGTTTGACGGTTGGCAAACTAGTGATCCAACTCCCCAAGAGAAGAGTGACG GCGTTTACTGTTGTGGACCGGCTGCACTGAAGGCCATTAAGGAAGGAGAGCTGACCAAAAAGTATGATGCACCCTTTATTTTTGCCGAG GTTAATGCGGATGTGGTGGATTTGGTGCGTCTGTCCAACGGAAAGTTTGTCAAGTTCAGTGGCTCGACAAAATCCGTGGGACGATTCATCAGCACCAAAGCCCTTGGTTCCGATGACAGATATGATATCACGCACGAGTACAAGTACTCTGAAG GTTCCAAAGAGGAGCGGGAGGTATTCGAGAAGGCTCAACACCACAACAAACTCCAACAGAAAGGGGAGGAACCGGGCCTCCATCTCAAG ATCAAGCTGGCTAAAAACATGATGGTGGGCTCCGACTTTGAGGTGTACGCCACCATCACCAACAATAGCATGGTGACAAAGAAGTGCACACTTCTCGTCTTCGCAAAAGCCGTGCTCTACAATGGCAAACGAGGGGAGAGCTGTGGATTTGCCTCAGACAGATTGGAGGTGCCCTCGGGAGAAG AGCGACGGCTGCACCTTCAACTAGAGTACAGCACATACGGGTCAGTGATCACATCCGATCGCCTCATTCACCTATCAGCCATCAGTATCGACAAGGAAACTATCGAATACCACAAGGCCGAGAAGACAATAGTGCTGGATGAACCACTTGTAGAAATCAAG CTACTAGGGGAAGCCAAGGTGAAACAGCCAGTGTCGGCAAGACTGAGCATGCGAAACCCATTGCCGGAAACACTCCAGGATTGCGCTTTCGCTGTTGGGGGAGCCGGTCTGGTTGAGGGCAAGCCCATCACGCTCAA GATTGGTCGCGTGGGCCCCAGAGGAGAAGCCACAGCCACCGTCGTGTTCACTCCCACCGCAACCGGCTCCAACGTACTGCTGGTCAGCTTTGACAGTGACAAATTGAAGAACATCAAGGCCTCGATCGCTGTTGTGGTGAAGGAAGGTGACACTGCACATACCATCTAA